CTGTATATCTACGCCATGGTCGTGAACAAGGAGTATGAGCGGCGAGAAGAGCGTCCAGTTTTTGACTGGACCGACGACGGATTCGGCCGCGGTGTCTGCGTTTATATTCTGATGCTCGTGGGCTTCAACCTCATGTACGACTATCTGTACTGGCTGATCGGCACCGTCAACCGCGATGGCGGCGACATTGTTCGGCTCAGTGCCGTTGTTCGTGGTGTTGAGAGTGCCGGACAGGCCATTTCATATGGCATCAATTCCATCGACACTTTCTCGCTCTCGGGCGCCGTCGCGGTCAATCTATCATTCTTTGCTGCTTGTATCATTCCCTCTGCCTTTGTAGTTTTCCGCGTTGGCATCATCGACGGTGTGAAGGTGCACAGCATTCAGCAGGATGAGCCGCCGACCAGAGCAGATGCTGATGTCCTGGAACACGGGATGAAATCCGATGACTAGATGATGCAGCTGAAAGACGGTACAGCTGAAAAGAATCAGCGTTGTAGTGCTGTTAGATGGACATCAGACTCAATTGGGCCCCCGATGTCGGGAACCCGAAAGGGTAAAGTCTGTCAGCATTTTTGTATTTAAACTCCCAACTCGAGTCTTTCAATTACTTTCCAATATTTCATCTCTCTCCTATCTTCGTATTCTCCATTATGTCCTTCCCCCAGCGAACCCTGGGTCGTGATGGCCCCAAAGTCTCTGCTGTTGGTCTCGGATTCGGCAGCTTCACCGGCTTTTATGGACCACCTGGCACCACAGAAGAGAGGATAACACGACTAGATCATGCCCATTCTATTGGCTCACGATTCTGGGATCTGGCAGACATATACGGCGACAGCGAGGATCTCGTTGGCGAGTGGATGAAGCGATCTGGCAAGCGGAGCGACATCTTTCTAGCCACCAAGTGTGGCCTCCAGCGGCAGCCCAGTGGGATGCACACCTTCTGCTCTGATCCAGCGTATGTAAAGGAAGCTTGCGAGAGGAGCCTCAAGCGACTGGGCGTGGACACCATCGACCTTTACTACTGTCATCGAGTGGACGGGGTGACCCCGATTGAAAAGACCATAGAAGCCATGGTTGAACTGAAGAAGTATGCACCGCCCTATTTAACGACGCACAAGCTGCTAGACTCTAACTTGGAATCTCAGCCAAGGAAAGATCCGATACATCGGCGTCTCAGACGTGTCGGCAGCCACTCTGCGGCGGGCACACGCCGTCCACCCCATTGCAGCTCTACAGATTGAGTACAGTCTGTTCACACTCGATATCGAGTCATCCACCTCGAAGGTCCTTGGCACCGCTCGCGAACTAGGCATTACTGTCGTGGCATTCAGCCCCATTGGGCGTGGGATCCTCACCGGCCAATTCCGATCTCGCGCCGACTTCCCACAGGGTGACTTGCGCGCCATGTACCCCAAGTACGCCGAGGAGAACTTCCCAGAGATCGTCAAGCTAGTCGAGGGTGTCGAGCAGGTAGCACAGGATCATGGATGTACCCCTGCACAAGTCGCCCTTGCGTGGCTGTTGGCCCAGGGACCGGaaatcatccccatccctgGGACGAGGTCGCCGGCTAAAATGGACGAGAATTCGGCCTCGGCGCGGGTCAAATTGAGCGATGGGGAGATCCAACGACTTAGGACTCTGGCAGAGCAGGCAGATATTCAAGGTACTCGGTATCCTTCTGCGTAAGTGCCGTTTCGTTTAATTATTCTAAGCCCATGCTAACCGTGGAATAGGGTGATGGACACCCTTCACACCGACACCCCTCTACCATAGGAGTAAAGTTCAGAGAGCAGTAGTTGGTTACTAGCAGTTAAACGTGATATCGTTATTCTATCATAACATGTCGAAGCCTAGTAATCATCCTTCGTGGACCCGTAGAGATGCACGCCCGTTTCCAGCACTTCAAGCTCATCCCCAACCTCGACATACAGTCCCTTTCCTTGTGCCTCAGCATCCTCTAGATCCCGATCTTCCGGTACGCAGTGCATGCCCAGGTAGCCCAGTGCCGCTTTATTCCCGGCTTCTACAGTTCGATGATCGACCAGTGTTGTGCTAGGCTGCggcttgcccttcttcttgccctccGGTGGCAGATCCGTATCAAACGTGCCAGTGCCCGGGTCGACATTTGGCATCGTACATCGAGAGGTACGGCAGACGACAGACAGTGCCGGCGCTACGGATGCCCTTTGTTCTTCAATGCCAGACGACTTGGGGACGACTCTATATCTCTTCCAAGACTCTTCTGCGTAGGCTGGGGCTCCAGTGATCCATAGATTCGCGCGGAAGCGAAGCGCGTCGAGTGGCTGGTTCTCGATAGGAAGCAGTGCAGATACAGCGTGCACCGAGGacaggctgttgatgttgaccGGCTGCTGGTCTGTGTATGCGTGCACAGACGGCGAGCCGATATGCTCAAGCGGGGCGAGATTCTTGTTTGTCCGAGTAAGAGAGTCGTCGTTGCATCGCAACAGTGCAAGGGGCTGGGTCACTGGGAGACCCAGAAAGCGCTTCAGCTTCGGCATGACGTCGGCCATAGATGGGACAGTGCTCATGTCGAGGCCCTTTGTATCACGGCCGTGGATGGTGAATGTCTTCTGCTCTATCTGGTATTGCTCCTGTTGGCAACGCGAGGGTTCCAGGGGGACAATGACAGAGACCTCGGGCGTCGCAGCCAGATTTCCCTTATAGACGAGCGACTCTAGACAGTCCATCCAAGTCGGGGCCGGCATATCTGGGTCTTGAAACCTCAAAACCAGACAGCCGCCGGCCTGGACGAGTGGATCTGAGGCGTCGCTGTGCTTATGCGGCAGCCACAGCTCATTCGCAATCAAGGCCATTGCTGGCTTCGTCCGTTGGCTGATAAAGCGCCATTTCCCATCTGCTACAGTTGCAATGGCAAAGCATCGATCGTACAGGAAGCCGGTCTTGGTGAGCAACGCACGCTCCACCTCGATGGGCCCGCATGATTTGACggggtggatgaagatggacttGATGCGGATGGAGGTGTGGGCTGAGTCTTCTTCAGCGACGGCATACTTTGAGTCATATTGGTCGGtcatgttgctgttgctgctcgATAGCCCGAGCCTGCGCAGGTTTCGCAGCTTTCTGCGGGTGGTGGCTGTGACTCCATTGTGGATGATGGCGGCGAAGACCAcactgaggaggagagtgagagcGGCCGTGGGATATACGACGGTAGAGGCCTCGATGGTTAAAAGGCCCTGTACAGCCTGGACCAACATTGCGACTGAAAGACAAACAGTGGACgagagttggagacgagaagaagaaaagacgagaagagaagaatgCACAGAAATGGCCAGTGATGACTAATAAGTTAAGTATGCACATAACCCTGTTCATAACTCCGTAGTCTTCAATACTGGAGTAGATTCATTACAGTAATCTTCCTATAGCATATTCGCTGCCTATCCATAGTTACGGCTAACCACTACACTGGAGTCACAGATACAGTCAAGGAAAGTCAAGGCTACTCGTCGTCCTCCAATATGCCATGTCCTGGCCATCCAGGGCGAGGGTATGCCTTGATctgctcctcatccccaaaCTCGTCAAAGCCCATATTTGCAATACCCCGATTGACAAACGCCCCGTGCGCTTCAGCCGCTGGGATACGGTTATACATGATGCCCCGTAGTTTTGGCACATCGAGCCCCTTGAGAAGCTCCAAAGGGGCCGCCGTATTGTCCCGGTCAATGTACAGCATGTCTGCATCCGCCACGAGCACGGTCTGGTCGATACCAGACTGCTGGTCAATGAAGAATACCGGCGTGCTATGCCCACAAGGAACTGCGCGCCCGCGCTTGTATGTATAAAGATCCCAGAAAACCTCCCACGCGTCGTCGAGGTTGCCGTCGCGCGACTCGTCTTTGGTCCATGGCACGTAGCATACACTCTTCTCGTCCGCCCAGTCGATATCGGCGCAGTTCACAAGCTCATCACGGACTGCCTTATCCTGCTCTGGGGCCAGTTTGTTGGTGAGGTAGAAGACAGGGATCCAGTTGAGGGCATAGCTTGTCGACTGCCAGTCGGGCGTTGTCACATAGAATGGATGGTCGGGGGCAAACGCCATTTCGAGCGTGCTATACTGTCGTTCTGG
This genomic interval from Aspergillus puulaauensis MK2 DNA, chromosome 7, nearly complete sequence contains the following:
- a CDS encoding uncharacterized protein (COG:C;~EggNog:ENOG410PG0V;~InterPro:IPR020471,IPR036812,IPR023210;~PFAM:PF00248;~go_function: GO:0016491 - oxidoreductase activity [Evidence IEA];~go_process: GO:0055114 - oxidation-reduction process [Evidence IEA]), producing the protein MSFPQRTLGRDGPKVSAVGLGFGSFTGFYGPPGTTEERITRLDHAHSIGSRFWDLADIYGDSEDLVGEWMKRSGKRSDIFLATKCGLQRQPSGMHTFCSDPAYVKEACERSLKRLGVDTIDLYYCHRVDGVTPIEKTIEAMVELKNQGKIRYIGVSDVSAATLRRAHAVHPIAALQIEYSLFTLDIESSTSKVLGTARELGITVVAFSPIGRGILTGQFRSRADFPQGDLRAMYPKYAEENFPEIVKLVEGVEQVAQDHGCTPAQVALAWLLAQGPEIIPIPGTRSPAKMDENSASARVKLSDGEIQRLRTLAEQADIQGTRYPSAVMDTLHTDTPLP
- a CDS encoding MOSC domain-containing protein (COG:S;~EggNog:ENOG410PUTI;~InterPro:IPR005302,IPR005303,IPR011037;~PFAM:PF03476,PF03473;~TransMembrane:1 (n2-10c14/15o24-43i);~go_function: GO:0003824 - catalytic activity [Evidence IEA];~go_function: GO:0030151 - molybdenum ion binding [Evidence IEA];~go_function: GO:0030170 - pyridoxal phosphate binding [Evidence IEA]) produces the protein MLVQAVQGLLTIEASTVVYPTAALTLLLSVVFAAIIHNGVTATTRRKLRNLRRLGLSSSNSNMTDQYDSKYAVAEEDSAHTSIRIKSIFIHPVKSCGPIEVERALLTKTGFLYDRCFAIATVADGKWRFISQRTKPAMALIANELWLPHKHSDASDPLVQAGGCLVLRFQDPDMPAPTWMDCLESLVYKGNLAATPEVSVIVPLEPSRCQQEQYQIEQKTFTIHGRDTKGLDMSTVPSMADVMPKLKRFLGLPVTQPLALLRCNDDSLTRTNKNLAPLEHIGSPSVHAYTDQQPVNINSLSSVHAVSALLPIENQPLDALRFRANLWITGAPAYAEESWKRYRVVPKSSGIEEQRASVAPALSVVCRTSRCTMPNVDPGTGTFDTDLPPEGKKKGKPQPSTTLVDHRTVEAGNKAALGYLGMHCVPEDRDLEDAEAQGKGLYVEVGDELEVLETGVHLYGSTKDDY